A window of Xiphophorus hellerii strain 12219 chromosome 19, Xiphophorus_hellerii-4.1, whole genome shotgun sequence contains these coding sequences:
- the LOC116709374 gene encoding echinoderm microtubule-associated protein-like 1 isoform X4 has protein sequence MSDCEGPPMDDSASAASSMEVTDRIASLEQRVQMQEDEIQLLKSALADVVRRLNHSEEQQAMGSRRGPTKEPTKMRKSPSADSSFGKSARPLIATLPLRPTVNNGTVLPKKGSSTLPSPSGPGTRKDAGPAANKRILTLSTVRRANSNEHVGTLTRKDSGDSKGNRTRAGSTGSNSSGKRSDSKQRDPVFNAGMRRVTHCKEEGYVKMFLKGRPVTMFMPKDQVDSYSLEARGELPSNKLKLDWVYGYRGRDCRSNLYLLPTGETVYFIASVVVLFNVDEQLQRHYTGHTDDIKCLAIHPDKITIATGQVAGTSSDGKQLAPHVRVWDSVSLNTLHVLGAGFFDRALVCLAFSKSNGGNTLCVVDDSNDHVLSVWDWQREERLAEAKCSNESVFAADFHPTDSNIVVTCGKSHLYFWTLEKGMLVKKQGLFEKQEKPKFVLCVTFAENGDAITGDSSGNILVWGKGTNRISRVIQGAHEGSIFAVCMLRNGTLVSGGKDRRLISWDSSYQQIQTVEVLEFFGPIRTIAEGRGETVLIGTTKNFVLQGSLDGEFIPITQGHTDELWGLAVHPWKPQFLTCGYDRQVCLWDASIHQLIWTKTLEDTAQSAGFHPSGAVVAVGTQTGRWLVLDTDSKDLVTVHTDGNEQLSVMRYGPDCNFLAIGSHDNYIYIYAVAENGRKYSRVGKCSGHSSFITHLDWSVDSQYLVSNSGDYEILYWIPSVCKQVVSVETTRDIQWFTNTCTLGFQVFGLWPDGSDGTDINAACASYDRSLLVTGDDFGKVHLFSYPCSQFRAPGHVYRGHSSHVTNVSFLHDDSYLVSTGGKDMSVLQWRIV, from the exons ACGACAGCGCGTCGGCAGCCAGCAGCATGGAGGTGACGGACCGCATCGCCTCCCTGGAGCAGCGGGTCCAGATGCAGGAGGATGAGATCCAGCTGCTCAAGTCCGCTCTGGCCGACGTGGTTCGGAGGCTGAACCACTCGGAGGAGCAGCAGGCCATGGGGTCGCGCAGAGGACCCACCAAAg AGCCCACTAAGATGAGAAAATCTCCATCAGCAGACAGCAGTTTTGGCAAGTCAG CCAGGCCTCTGATCGCCACTCTGCCGCTGCGGCCCACGGTCAACAACGGGACCGTCCTGCCGaagaaaggcagcagcaccCTGCCCTCCCCGTCTGGACCCGGGACCAGGAAGGACGCCGGCCCGGCTGCCAACAAGAG AATTTTGACCCTCAG CACTGTGAGGAGAGCCAACTCTAACGAACACGTGGGGACTCTCACTCGCAAGGATTCGGGCGACTCCAAGGGGAACCGAACCCGGGCCGGGTCAACAGGCAGCAACTCCAGCGGCAAGAGGAGCGACAG CAAACAGAGGGATCCAGTGTTCAATGCAG GGATGCGACGTGTGACCCACTGCAAAG AGGAAGGTTATGTGAAGATGTTCTTGAAGGGTCGACCCGTCACCATGTTCATGCCTAAGGACCAAGTGGACAGCTACAGCCTGGAGGCCCGAGGCGAGCTGCCCAGCAACAAGCTCAAACTGGACTGGGT CTACGGTTACCGCGGCAGAGACTGTCGCTCCAACCTGTACCTGCTTCCTACTGGAGAGACGGTGTATTTCATTGCCTCCGTGGTCGTTCTGTTCAACGTGGACGAACAGCTGCAGAGACACTACACAGGACACACGGACGACATCAAGTG TTTGGCCATCCACCCTGATAAAATTACGATTGCGACTGGGCAGGTGGCAGGAACCTCCTCAGACGGAAAA CAACTGGCTCCTCACGTCCGCGTGTGGGACTCTGTCAGCCTCAACACGCTCCACGTTCTGGGCGCAGGCTTCTTCGACCGAGCGCTCGTCTGCCTGGCTTTCTCCAAGTCG AATGGAGGAAACACACTTTGCGTTGTGGATGACTCCAACGATCACGTCCTGTCTGTGTGGGACTGGCAGAGAGAGGAGAGGCTCGCTGAAGCAAAG TGCTCCAATGAGTCGGTGTTTGCTGCAGACTTTCACCCAACTGACAGCAACATTGTTGTGACTTGTGGAAAGTCTCATCTCTATTTCTGGACTCTGGAGAAAGGCATGCTGGTCAAAAAGCAGGGGTTGTTTGAG AAACAGGAGAAGCCCAAGTTCGTTCTGTGTGTGACCTTTGCTGAAAATGGCGACGCTATCACAGGAGACTCTAGTGGAAATATCCTGGTGTGGGGAAAAG GCACTAATCGCATCAGCCGCGTCATCCAGGGAGCTCACGAAGGCAGCATCTTCGCAGTGTGCATGCTGAGAAACGGCACCCTAGTGTCCGGAGGGAAGGACCGCAGGCTCATTTCGTGGGACAGCAGCTACCAGCAAATCCAAACAGTGGAG GTTCTTGAGTTTTTCGGTCCAATCAGAACCATAGCAGAGGGCAGAGGGGAGACCGTCCTCATCGGCACCACCAAGAACTTCGTTCTGCAGGGCAGCTTGGATGGAGAATTCATACCCATCACTCAG GGTCACACTGACGAGCTGTGGGGTCTGGCTGTTCATCCCTGGAAACCCCAGTTCCTGACCTGCGGCTATGACAGGCAGGTCTGTCTGTGGGACGCCAGCATTCATCAGCTCATCTGGACCAAAACCTTGGAG GATACAGCCCAGTCAGCAGGTTTCCACCCATCAGGAGCCGTGGTTGCCGTGGGAACCCAGACTGGCAG GTGGCTGGTTCTGGACACGGATTCGAAGGATTTAGTTACGGTTCACACAGACGGGAACGAGCAGCTGTCAGTGATGCGCTACGGCCCAG ACTGTAACTTCCTGGCTATCGGTTCCCATGACAACTACATTTACATCTACGCCGTGGCAGAAAATGGCAGGAAGTACAGTCGGGTTGGGAAGTGTTCG GGTCACTCCAGTTTCATCACCCATTTGGACTGGTCTGTGGACTCCCAGTATCTGGTCTCAAATTCAGGCGACTATGAGATTCTCTACT GGATCCCGTCGGTGTGTAAGCAGGTCGTCAGCGTGGAGACCACCAGAGACATCCAATGGTTCACTAACACCTGCACTCTGGGCTTTCAGGTGTTTG GGTTGTGGCCCGACGGCTCAGACGGCACCGACATCAACGCAGCGTGTGCGTCCTACGACAGGAGCCTCCTGGTTACGGGAGATGATTTCGGGAAGGTCCATCTTTTCTCATACCCATGTTCACAGTTCAGG GCTCCAGGCCATGTTTACCGGGGCCACAGCAGCCACGTGACAAATGTGAGCTTCCTTCATGACGACAGCTACCTGGTGTCGACCGGCGGGAAGGATATGAGCGTCCTGCAGTGGAGGATAGTCTGA
- the LOC116709374 gene encoding echinoderm microtubule-associated protein-like 1 isoform X6, whose translation MEDGFSSYSSLYDTSSLLQFCNDDSASAASSMEVTDRIASLEQRVQMQEDEIQLLKSALADVVRRLNHSEEQQAMGSRRGPTKARPLIATLPLRPTVNNGTVLPKKGSSTLPSPSGPGTRKDAGPAANKSTVRRANSNEHVGTLTRKDSGDSKGNRTRAGSTGSNSSGKRSDSKQRDPVFNAGMRRVTHCKEEGYVKMFLKGRPVTMFMPKDQVDSYSLEARGELPSNKLKLDWVYGYRGRDCRSNLYLLPTGETVYFIASVVVLFNVDEQLQRHYTGHTDDIKCLAIHPDKITIATGQVAGTSSDGKQLAPHVRVWDSVSLNTLHVLGAGFFDRALVCLAFSKSNGGNTLCVVDDSNDHVLSVWDWQREERLAEAKCSNESVFAADFHPTDSNIVVTCGKSHLYFWTLEKGMLVKKQGLFEKQEKPKFVLCVTFAENGDAITGDSSGNILVWGKGTNRISRVIQGAHEGSIFAVCMLRNGTLVSGGKDRRLISWDSSYQQIQTVEVLEFFGPIRTIAEGRGETVLIGTTKNFVLQGSLDGEFIPITQGHTDELWGLAVHPWKPQFLTCGYDRQVCLWDASIHQLIWTKTLEDTAQSAGFHPSGAVVAVGTQTGRWLVLDTDSKDLVTVHTDGNEQLSVMRYGPDCNFLAIGSHDNYIYIYAVAENGRKYSRVGKCSGHSSFITHLDWSVDSQYLVSNSGDYEILYWIPSVCKQVVSVETTRDIQWFTNTCTLGFQVFGLWPDGSDGTDINAACASYDRSLLVTGDDFGKVHLFSYPCSQFRAPGHVYRGHSSHVTNVSFLHDDSYLVSTGGKDMSVLQWRIV comes from the exons ACGACAGCGCGTCGGCAGCCAGCAGCATGGAGGTGACGGACCGCATCGCCTCCCTGGAGCAGCGGGTCCAGATGCAGGAGGATGAGATCCAGCTGCTCAAGTCCGCTCTGGCCGACGTGGTTCGGAGGCTGAACCACTCGGAGGAGCAGCAGGCCATGGGGTCGCGCAGAGGACCCACCAAAg CCAGGCCTCTGATCGCCACTCTGCCGCTGCGGCCCACGGTCAACAACGGGACCGTCCTGCCGaagaaaggcagcagcaccCTGCCCTCCCCGTCTGGACCCGGGACCAGGAAGGACGCCGGCCCGGCTGCCAACAAGAG CACTGTGAGGAGAGCCAACTCTAACGAACACGTGGGGACTCTCACTCGCAAGGATTCGGGCGACTCCAAGGGGAACCGAACCCGGGCCGGGTCAACAGGCAGCAACTCCAGCGGCAAGAGGAGCGACAG CAAACAGAGGGATCCAGTGTTCAATGCAG GGATGCGACGTGTGACCCACTGCAAAG AGGAAGGTTATGTGAAGATGTTCTTGAAGGGTCGACCCGTCACCATGTTCATGCCTAAGGACCAAGTGGACAGCTACAGCCTGGAGGCCCGAGGCGAGCTGCCCAGCAACAAGCTCAAACTGGACTGGGT CTACGGTTACCGCGGCAGAGACTGTCGCTCCAACCTGTACCTGCTTCCTACTGGAGAGACGGTGTATTTCATTGCCTCCGTGGTCGTTCTGTTCAACGTGGACGAACAGCTGCAGAGACACTACACAGGACACACGGACGACATCAAGTG TTTGGCCATCCACCCTGATAAAATTACGATTGCGACTGGGCAGGTGGCAGGAACCTCCTCAGACGGAAAA CAACTGGCTCCTCACGTCCGCGTGTGGGACTCTGTCAGCCTCAACACGCTCCACGTTCTGGGCGCAGGCTTCTTCGACCGAGCGCTCGTCTGCCTGGCTTTCTCCAAGTCG AATGGAGGAAACACACTTTGCGTTGTGGATGACTCCAACGATCACGTCCTGTCTGTGTGGGACTGGCAGAGAGAGGAGAGGCTCGCTGAAGCAAAG TGCTCCAATGAGTCGGTGTTTGCTGCAGACTTTCACCCAACTGACAGCAACATTGTTGTGACTTGTGGAAAGTCTCATCTCTATTTCTGGACTCTGGAGAAAGGCATGCTGGTCAAAAAGCAGGGGTTGTTTGAG AAACAGGAGAAGCCCAAGTTCGTTCTGTGTGTGACCTTTGCTGAAAATGGCGACGCTATCACAGGAGACTCTAGTGGAAATATCCTGGTGTGGGGAAAAG GCACTAATCGCATCAGCCGCGTCATCCAGGGAGCTCACGAAGGCAGCATCTTCGCAGTGTGCATGCTGAGAAACGGCACCCTAGTGTCCGGAGGGAAGGACCGCAGGCTCATTTCGTGGGACAGCAGCTACCAGCAAATCCAAACAGTGGAG GTTCTTGAGTTTTTCGGTCCAATCAGAACCATAGCAGAGGGCAGAGGGGAGACCGTCCTCATCGGCACCACCAAGAACTTCGTTCTGCAGGGCAGCTTGGATGGAGAATTCATACCCATCACTCAG GGTCACACTGACGAGCTGTGGGGTCTGGCTGTTCATCCCTGGAAACCCCAGTTCCTGACCTGCGGCTATGACAGGCAGGTCTGTCTGTGGGACGCCAGCATTCATCAGCTCATCTGGACCAAAACCTTGGAG GATACAGCCCAGTCAGCAGGTTTCCACCCATCAGGAGCCGTGGTTGCCGTGGGAACCCAGACTGGCAG GTGGCTGGTTCTGGACACGGATTCGAAGGATTTAGTTACGGTTCACACAGACGGGAACGAGCAGCTGTCAGTGATGCGCTACGGCCCAG ACTGTAACTTCCTGGCTATCGGTTCCCATGACAACTACATTTACATCTACGCCGTGGCAGAAAATGGCAGGAAGTACAGTCGGGTTGGGAAGTGTTCG GGTCACTCCAGTTTCATCACCCATTTGGACTGGTCTGTGGACTCCCAGTATCTGGTCTCAAATTCAGGCGACTATGAGATTCTCTACT GGATCCCGTCGGTGTGTAAGCAGGTCGTCAGCGTGGAGACCACCAGAGACATCCAATGGTTCACTAACACCTGCACTCTGGGCTTTCAGGTGTTTG GGTTGTGGCCCGACGGCTCAGACGGCACCGACATCAACGCAGCGTGTGCGTCCTACGACAGGAGCCTCCTGGTTACGGGAGATGATTTCGGGAAGGTCCATCTTTTCTCATACCCATGTTCACAGTTCAGG GCTCCAGGCCATGTTTACCGGGGCCACAGCAGCCACGTGACAAATGTGAGCTTCCTTCATGACGACAGCTACCTGGTGTCGACCGGCGGGAAGGATATGAGCGTCCTGCAGTGGAGGATAGTCTGA
- the LOC116709374 gene encoding echinoderm microtubule-associated protein-like 1 isoform X7, with product MEDGFSSYSSLYDTSSLLQFCNDDSASAASSMEVTDRIASLEQRVQMQEDEIQLLKSALADVVRRLNHSEEQQAMGSRRGPTKARPLIATLPLRPTVNNGTVLPKKGSSTLPSPSGPGTRKDAGPAANKSTVRRANSNEHVGTLTRKDSGDSKGNRTRAGSTGSNSSGKRSDSKQRDPVFNAEEGYVKMFLKGRPVTMFMPKDQVDSYSLEARGELPSNKLKLDWVYGYRGRDCRSNLYLLPTGETVYFIASVVVLFNVDEQLQRHYTGHTDDIKCLAIHPDKITIATGQVAGTSSDGKQLAPHVRVWDSVSLNTLHVLGAGFFDRALVCLAFSKSNGGNTLCVVDDSNDHVLSVWDWQREERLAEAKCSNESVFAADFHPTDSNIVVTCGKSHLYFWTLEKGMLVKKQGLFEKQEKPKFVLCVTFAENGDAITGDSSGNILVWGKGTNRISRVIQGAHEGSIFAVCMLRNGTLVSGGKDRRLISWDSSYQQIQTVEVLEFFGPIRTIAEGRGETVLIGTTKNFVLQGSLDGEFIPITQGHTDELWGLAVHPWKPQFLTCGYDRQVCLWDASIHQLIWTKTLEDTAQSAGFHPSGAVVAVGTQTGRWLVLDTDSKDLVTVHTDGNEQLSVMRYGPDCNFLAIGSHDNYIYIYAVAENGRKYSRVGKCSGHSSFITHLDWSVDSQYLVSNSGDYEILYWIPSVCKQVVSVETTRDIQWFTNTCTLGFQVFGLWPDGSDGTDINAACASYDRSLLVTGDDFGKVHLFSYPCSQFRAPGHVYRGHSSHVTNVSFLHDDSYLVSTGGKDMSVLQWRIV from the exons ACGACAGCGCGTCGGCAGCCAGCAGCATGGAGGTGACGGACCGCATCGCCTCCCTGGAGCAGCGGGTCCAGATGCAGGAGGATGAGATCCAGCTGCTCAAGTCCGCTCTGGCCGACGTGGTTCGGAGGCTGAACCACTCGGAGGAGCAGCAGGCCATGGGGTCGCGCAGAGGACCCACCAAAg CCAGGCCTCTGATCGCCACTCTGCCGCTGCGGCCCACGGTCAACAACGGGACCGTCCTGCCGaagaaaggcagcagcaccCTGCCCTCCCCGTCTGGACCCGGGACCAGGAAGGACGCCGGCCCGGCTGCCAACAAGAG CACTGTGAGGAGAGCCAACTCTAACGAACACGTGGGGACTCTCACTCGCAAGGATTCGGGCGACTCCAAGGGGAACCGAACCCGGGCCGGGTCAACAGGCAGCAACTCCAGCGGCAAGAGGAGCGACAG CAAACAGAGGGATCCAGTGTTCAATGCAG AGGAAGGTTATGTGAAGATGTTCTTGAAGGGTCGACCCGTCACCATGTTCATGCCTAAGGACCAAGTGGACAGCTACAGCCTGGAGGCCCGAGGCGAGCTGCCCAGCAACAAGCTCAAACTGGACTGGGT CTACGGTTACCGCGGCAGAGACTGTCGCTCCAACCTGTACCTGCTTCCTACTGGAGAGACGGTGTATTTCATTGCCTCCGTGGTCGTTCTGTTCAACGTGGACGAACAGCTGCAGAGACACTACACAGGACACACGGACGACATCAAGTG TTTGGCCATCCACCCTGATAAAATTACGATTGCGACTGGGCAGGTGGCAGGAACCTCCTCAGACGGAAAA CAACTGGCTCCTCACGTCCGCGTGTGGGACTCTGTCAGCCTCAACACGCTCCACGTTCTGGGCGCAGGCTTCTTCGACCGAGCGCTCGTCTGCCTGGCTTTCTCCAAGTCG AATGGAGGAAACACACTTTGCGTTGTGGATGACTCCAACGATCACGTCCTGTCTGTGTGGGACTGGCAGAGAGAGGAGAGGCTCGCTGAAGCAAAG TGCTCCAATGAGTCGGTGTTTGCTGCAGACTTTCACCCAACTGACAGCAACATTGTTGTGACTTGTGGAAAGTCTCATCTCTATTTCTGGACTCTGGAGAAAGGCATGCTGGTCAAAAAGCAGGGGTTGTTTGAG AAACAGGAGAAGCCCAAGTTCGTTCTGTGTGTGACCTTTGCTGAAAATGGCGACGCTATCACAGGAGACTCTAGTGGAAATATCCTGGTGTGGGGAAAAG GCACTAATCGCATCAGCCGCGTCATCCAGGGAGCTCACGAAGGCAGCATCTTCGCAGTGTGCATGCTGAGAAACGGCACCCTAGTGTCCGGAGGGAAGGACCGCAGGCTCATTTCGTGGGACAGCAGCTACCAGCAAATCCAAACAGTGGAG GTTCTTGAGTTTTTCGGTCCAATCAGAACCATAGCAGAGGGCAGAGGGGAGACCGTCCTCATCGGCACCACCAAGAACTTCGTTCTGCAGGGCAGCTTGGATGGAGAATTCATACCCATCACTCAG GGTCACACTGACGAGCTGTGGGGTCTGGCTGTTCATCCCTGGAAACCCCAGTTCCTGACCTGCGGCTATGACAGGCAGGTCTGTCTGTGGGACGCCAGCATTCATCAGCTCATCTGGACCAAAACCTTGGAG GATACAGCCCAGTCAGCAGGTTTCCACCCATCAGGAGCCGTGGTTGCCGTGGGAACCCAGACTGGCAG GTGGCTGGTTCTGGACACGGATTCGAAGGATTTAGTTACGGTTCACACAGACGGGAACGAGCAGCTGTCAGTGATGCGCTACGGCCCAG ACTGTAACTTCCTGGCTATCGGTTCCCATGACAACTACATTTACATCTACGCCGTGGCAGAAAATGGCAGGAAGTACAGTCGGGTTGGGAAGTGTTCG GGTCACTCCAGTTTCATCACCCATTTGGACTGGTCTGTGGACTCCCAGTATCTGGTCTCAAATTCAGGCGACTATGAGATTCTCTACT GGATCCCGTCGGTGTGTAAGCAGGTCGTCAGCGTGGAGACCACCAGAGACATCCAATGGTTCACTAACACCTGCACTCTGGGCTTTCAGGTGTTTG GGTTGTGGCCCGACGGCTCAGACGGCACCGACATCAACGCAGCGTGTGCGTCCTACGACAGGAGCCTCCTGGTTACGGGAGATGATTTCGGGAAGGTCCATCTTTTCTCATACCCATGTTCACAGTTCAGG GCTCCAGGCCATGTTTACCGGGGCCACAGCAGCCACGTGACAAATGTGAGCTTCCTTCATGACGACAGCTACCTGGTGTCGACCGGCGGGAAGGATATGAGCGTCCTGCAGTGGAGGATAGTCTGA